A single Pyxicephalus adspersus chromosome 8, UCB_Pads_2.0, whole genome shotgun sequence DNA region contains:
- the LOC140337446 gene encoding olfactory receptor 4E2-like, with translation MNVDPLYLFSNQSNIPEFILSSVTFVYEVRLLLFMTFTVVYISTILGNGVIVLIIQLDVRLQTPMYFFLTNLSFLDIFYSSVTVPKLLDILLADNRRISFDSCILQMYLFHVLASSEMFLLTAMAYDRYVAICNPLRYAALMRREVRLPLGACAWFGGFIHSTFHTAFILRLSFCGPNHMDNFFCDATPLIKLSCSDTRLDEIMLTVTPGILGPSCFMMVFLSYGYIIRSILKIKSREGRRKTFSTCASHLMVISIFYGTGIIVYLQPMSVYSSANRFITVFYAVITPMLNPIIYTLRNKDVKGAMQKLLLHQRVVQKSNIVTVS, from the coding sequence ATGAATGTTGATCCGCTTTATTTATTCTCCAACCAAAGTAACATCCCAGAATTTATCCTGTCCAGCGTTACTTTCGTCTATGAGGTACGTCTTCTTCTATTTATGACATTCACCGTTGTCTATATCAGCACCATCTTGGGCAATGGGGTCATCGTGTTAATCATACAGTTGGATGTTCGTCTGCAgacaccaatgtatttttttctgaccAATCTTtcctttttggatattttttactCCTCAGTCACCGTTCCCAAGCTGCTGGATATCCTTTTGGCTGACAACAGGCGAATTTCATTTGACAGTTGTATTTTGCAGATGTACTTATTCCATGTCCTGGCAAGTTCTGAGATGTTTCTTCTCACCGCCATGGCATATGATCGATACGTGGCAATATGCAACCCCTTACGTTATGCCGCCCTAATGAGGCGAGAAGTCCGTTTGCCACTTGGTGCCTGTGCCTGGTTTGGCGGGTTCATCCATTCTACTTTCCACACCGCCTTTATTTTACGGCTTTCCTTCTGCGGACCAAATCACATGGACAACTTTTTCTGTGATGCCACCCCGCTGATTAAATTGTCCTGCTCAGATACAAGGCTTGATGAAATCATGCTGACTGTGACACCGGGAATTCTAGGGCCATCTTGCTTCATGATGGTTTTCCTTTCTTATGGTTACATCATTAGGAGCATATTGAAGATAAAATCCAGGGAAGGGCGGCGTAAGACCTTTTCCACATGTGCCTCACACCTGATGGTGATTTCCATATTCTATGGCACAGGGATTATTGTCTATCTCCAGCCAATGTCTGTTTACTCGTCCGCCAATCGCTTCATTACGGTTTTCTATGCGGTCATCACGCCCATGTTAAATCCTATCATATATACACTGCGGAATAAGGATGTCAAAGGGGCAATGCAGAAGCTTTTGTTACATCAGAGAGTTGTGCAGAAAAGTAACATTGTAACAGTTTCCTGA
- the LOC140336952 gene encoding uncharacterized protein: MFLADQDEEIFDPTLYLFNNRVPPSKTSMDSHYYVGYDAEELNYEDTGEEMMVTSPLVRDCKEFHVLLRGFKASNRICFHISQDNNNNTDITLLHDSITGITLSGRLADDRSFRRYDLLNSKLRLRAEIRDDKVVITQGLDVKTYNWNSSFDLDGFLQKDRENIKVIINDGVYCTIFRTAQTFRLSLSVEEQHSPTNHTIGGIIGQLLNNNKTSFYLNNSAGDPILPSQRFNDCDFSPYEAENPGSCLFTSVQEKDLTNATN, encoded by the exons ATGTTTCTTGCAGATCAGGATGAGGAAATATTTG accctacattgtatttatttaataataggG ttccaccgAGCAAAACAA gtatGGATTCCCATTACTACG TGGGTTATGATGCAGAAGAAT TAAATTATGAGGATACTGGTGAAG aaatgATGGTGACCAGTCCACTTGTGCGAG ATTGTAAAGAATTCCACGTTCTTCTGAGAGGATTCAAAGCCTCCAATAGGATTTGCTTTCATATTTCtcaggataataataataacactgataTCACCCTGCTACATGATTCCATCACAG GCATCACATTAAGTGGCAGACTGGCGGATGATAGGAGTTTTAGGAGATATGATTTACTGAACAGTAAGCTGAGACTAAGAGCAGAAATCAGAGATGACAAAGTGGTGATCACGCAGGGCTTGGATGTGAAAACCTACAACTGGAATTCTTCTTTTGACCTAGACGG GTTTCTGCAGAAAGATAGAGAAAATATAAAGGTGATAATAAACGATGGAGTCTATTGCACCATTTTCAGGACGGCTCAGACATTCCGCTTGTCATTATCGGTAGAAGAGCAGCATTCACCGACAAACCACACCATTGGTGGGATCATTG GTCAgttattaaataataacaaaacatcATTTTACTTGAATAATTCTGCTGGTGATCCAATATTACCATCACAGAG atTTAATGATTGTGACTTCAGCCCATATGAAGCAGAAAACCCTGGATCCTGTCTCTTCACCTCCGTCCAAGAAAAAGATTTAACTAATGCAACCAATTAG
- the LOC140336951 gene encoding inter-alpha-trypsin inhibitor heavy chain H4-like: MGSSRQRLWILALAIIAVSSVCLGDTKKSKIDIQRMLIESRVTSRFARVFITTEVQNLLNSSQEAIFDIELPKTAFITNFSMTIDNDTTVGIVKEKSEAKKIYHKAISRGHSAGLVQSTGRKLEHFKVSVNVGALAKATFKLTYEELLKRQLGKYELYLRVKPQGLVENFQINVDIIEPQGISFLKADGSFMANELADIVKINRTETKAHIEFKPTMNQQRKCPNCIETLLDGDLKIQYDVKRENLAGKLQVINGYFVHYFAPPSLQRIPKNVVFVIDRSGSMFGKKIKQTHEAFLKILEDVPKDDHFTIITFADDIKLWNHQLVKAVPENIEKAKDFVSQITARGGTDINTALLTAAKMLTNAIFNGMLPEVSASIIIFLSDGEPTSGTTSHEKIIDNVKRFLEGRVSLYCLGFGNDVDYNFLEKLALQNGGLARRIYEDSDSALQLQGFYNEVAFPMLLDVHLQYMDNSVNYLTQNSFKLYYRGSEIIVAGHITNNSLEVLSVVVKAKGVSEPFSVKMEMNINEEEEVEKEQLYIFGDFIERLWAYITIEQLMTEQ; this comes from the exons ATGGGCAGCTCCAGGCAGAGGCTATGGATTTTGGCGTTGGCTATTATCGCAGTTTCCAGTGTGTGTCTTGGCGATACCAAAAAATCG AAAATAGATATTCAGAGGATGCTCATCGAATCTCGGGTGACGTCGCGGTTTGCAAGAGTTTTTATAACCACGGAGGTCCAAAACCTGCTCAACTCCTCCCAGGAGGCCATCTTCGACATAGAACTGCCAAAAACCGCATTCATCACCAATTTCAGCAT GACCATTGACAATGACACAACTGTGGGAATTGTGAAAGAAAAGtcagaagcaaagaaaatatatcaCAAAGCCATTTCCAGAGGGCACAGTGCTGGTTTGGTCCA ATCTACGGGAAGGAAATTGGAACATTTTAAAGTCTCGGTCAATGTCGGGGCTCTGGCAAAAGCAACATTTAAACTGACCTATGAGGAGTTATTAAAGCGGCAGCTGGGGAAGTATGAGCTGTACTTAAGAGTGAAACCACAAGGACTTGTGGAAAACTTTCAG ATAAATGTGGACATCATTGAGCCGCAGGGAATCAGCTTCTTAAAGGCCGATGGATCTTTTATGGCAAACGAATTGGCAGACATTGTGAAAATAAACCGTACAGAAACAAAG GCTCACATAGAATTTAAACCAACAATGAACCAGCAGAGAAAATGTCCTAACTGCATTGAAACTCTTTTGGATGGAGATCTTAAGATCCAATATGACGTTAAGAGAGAAAATCTTGCAGGGAAGTTGCAG GTCATCAATGGgtattttgtacattattttgctCCTCCGAGCCTCCAGCGGATTCCCAAGAATGTTGTGTTTGTTATTGACCGCAGCGGTTCaatgtttgggaaaaaaattaaacag ACACATGAAGCTTTCCTTAAGATTCTCGAGGATGTGCCTAAAGATGATCACTTTACTATTATAACATTTGCTGATGACATTAAGCTGTGGAATCATCAGCTGGTTAAGGCCGTACCTGAGAATATTGAAAAGGCAAAGGATTTTGTATCACAAATCACTGCAAGAGGAG GTACAGACATCAATACAGCTTTACTGACTGCAGCAAAAATGCTCACCAATGCCATTTTTAATGGTATGTTGCCAGAAGTCAGTGCTtcaataatcattttcctttccGATGGAGAGCCAACCTCTG GCACCACCAGCCACGAAAAGATCATTGACAATGTGAAGCGCTTTCTGGAAGGCCGAGTCTCACTCTACTGCCTGGGGTTTGGCAATGATGTGGATTACAACTTTTTGGAAAAGCTGGCCTTGCAGAATGGTGGCCTTGCTCGTCGTATATATGAAGATTCTGACTCTGCTCTCCAGTTGCAG GGCTTTTATAATGAAGTGGCTTTTCCAATGCTTTTGGACGTTCACCTGCAGTACATGGACAACTCTGTGAATTATCTCACTCAGAACAGCTTCAAACTTTACTACCGAGGCTCAGAAATCATTGTTGCTGGGCACATAACCAACAACAGCCTGGAAGTCCTCTCAGTAGTGGTGAAAGCCAAAGGA GTGTCCGAaccattttcagtaaaaatggaaatgaatataaatgaagAGGAAGAGGTGGAGAAGGAACAGCTTTATATATTCGGAGATTTTATAGAGAGGCTGTGGGCGTACATCACCATAGAACAACTTATGACCGAACAGTAA